One genomic region from Microcoleus sp. FACHB-672 encodes:
- a CDS encoding nucleotidyltransferase family protein, with protein MKKTGLGIQELLYYERSQILAIAQKHGAYNVRVFGSVARGEATPESDIDLLVDYDLEKITPWFPGGLLLDLEQLLNRKVDIATVDMLKERIRERVLQEAVLL; from the coding sequence ATGAAAAAAACAGGATTAGGTATTCAAGAATTACTGTATTATGAGCGATCGCAAATTCTCGCCATTGCCCAAAAGCACGGAGCCTACAACGTGCGCGTATTCGGTTCAGTAGCGCGGGGCGAAGCGACCCCAGAAAGCGATATTGATTTGTTAGTGGATTACGATTTAGAAAAAATTACGCCTTGGTTTCCAGGTGGGCTATTGCTTGATTTAGAACAACTACTCAATCGCAAGGTCGATATCGCCACAGTGGATATGTTGAAAGAACGCATTCGCGAGCGCGTTTTGCAGGAAGCTGTACTACTATGA
- a CDS encoding GNAT family N-acetyltransferase — translation MKLHSEDSMGEIYMVAVDPDFQGRGIGSALIEFALVWMKDAGMSIAMVETGGDAGHAPARHTYEKVGFELFPVARYFKKL, via the coding sequence GTGAAACTACACTCAGAGGACAGCATGGGTGAAATCTACATGGTTGCTGTCGATCCAGACTTTCAAGGTCGCGGTATTGGTAGTGCTTTGATAGAATTCGCTCTGGTTTGGATGAAAGATGCGGGGATGTCTATTGCGATGGTTGAGACTGGAGGTGATGCCGGTCATGCCCCAGCCCGTCACACCTATGAAAAGGTGGGCTTCGAGCTATTTCCAGTCGCCAGATACTTCAAGAAGCTCTAA
- a CDS encoding alpha/beta fold hydrolase, which produces MLWLVVPLGVLIAVVGLGAIYQALATSRDSRRFLPPGKLIQINGKNWHCQIMGKGHPTVIVDSGTGGTHLDWQLVQPEVAKFTKILTYDRAGYGWSAISSEPRTAEQVVSELRQLLRKVEIEPPYVLVGMSSSGLFSRLFAYHYPEEVAGMILVDVAHEKMYEDTPVQWVELNKRLEGLLTHVVPIIGRIGLLRLLVTFDSVPMAAGLFQKFPPSIRPLAKALYSQTQFGKTFAQESAAVSVSMNQVEQARQIKPFPDIPLIVLSAGKPDFDITQDVLQKLQELHADLANESPQGVHIVANESGHAIQLDKPELVIDAIRQVVEKMRCSSDP; this is translated from the coding sequence ATGCTATGGCTTGTTGTGCCCCTTGGGGTATTGATTGCAGTAGTCGGGCTTGGAGCAATTTATCAAGCACTTGCCACAAGTCGGGATAGCCGAAGGTTTCTGCCACCTGGAAAATTAATTCAAATCAATGGTAAAAATTGGCACTGTCAAATTATGGGTAAAGGTCACCCGACAGTCATTGTAGATAGTGGAACTGGAGGTACTCACCTAGACTGGCAATTAGTGCAGCCTGAAGTTGCAAAATTTACAAAAATCTTGACCTACGATAGAGCCGGCTATGGCTGGAGTGCTATAAGTTCAGAACCACGCACGGCTGAGCAAGTTGTTAGTGAGTTGCGGCAACTTTTGAGAAAGGTCGAAATTGAGCCGCCTTATGTCTTGGTGGGGATGTCTTCAAGTGGTCTATTCAGTCGCTTGTTTGCCTATCACTATCCAGAAGAAGTGGCTGGAATGATTTTAGTAGATGTTGCTCATGAGAAAATGTATGAGGATACACCAGTCCAATGGGTTGAATTAAACAAACGACTGGAAGGACTGTTAACTCATGTAGTGCCGATTATAGGACGTATTGGTCTGCTTCGTTTGCTTGTCACTTTTGATTCTGTGCCTATGGCAGCCGGTTTATTCCAAAAATTTCCACCTTCAATTCGACCTCTTGCTAAAGCGCTCTATTCTCAAACTCAGTTTGGGAAAACTTTTGCTCAGGAATCGGCTGCGGTATCAGTCAGCATGAACCAGGTTGAACAAGCACGGCAGATAAAGCCGTTTCCTGACATTCCTCTCATTGTTTTGTCGGCTGGAAAGCCTGACTTCGACATAACACAAGATGTGCTTCAGAAACTGCAAGAATTACACGCAGATCTAGCCAATGAGTCGCCCCAAGGCGTTCACATTGTTGCTAACGAAAGTGGACATGCAATCCAACTTGATAAACCAGAATTAGTCATTGATGCAATTCGTCAAGTTGTTGAAAAAATGCGTTGCAGTAGTGATCCTTAA
- a CDS encoding cupin domain-containing protein — MKESPISAESISAPIGKTIYPEPYASLLKGRQKRKLGEYFGLTHFGVNLTHLSPGAISALAHSHSKQEEFILVLEGSPTLVLGEEEFVLHPGDCYGFKAGTGIAHQLINRSEENVTYLEIGDRTEGDEVEFPNDDLKATQLPNGEWALTHKDGRAY; from the coding sequence GTGAAGGAATCGCCAATTTCAGCTGAATCGATTTCAGCACCGATCGGTAAGACGATATATCCAGAACCTTATGCTTCCCTTTTGAAGGGACGACAAAAGCGAAAACTGGGTGAGTATTTTGGGTTGACTCATTTTGGAGTTAATTTAACCCATCTCTCACCAGGTGCAATTTCTGCACTTGCTCACAGCCACTCAAAGCAAGAAGAATTTATCCTGGTATTGGAAGGCAGCCCAACGCTGGTACTAGGCGAAGAGGAATTTGTTTTGCATCCGGGTGACTGCTATGGATTTAAGGCCGGCACGGGTATCGCACATCAACTGATTAATCGATCTGAAGAAAACGTAACCTATCTTGAGATTGGTGATCGCACTGAAGGAGATGAAGTCGAATTCCCAAATGACGATCTCAAAGCAACACAATTGCCGAACGGTGAATGGGCTTTAACGCATAAAGATGGTCGAGCTTATTAA
- a CDS encoding RloB family protein yields the protein MSRRRINSRGYSPRKVDTRDIRQRFLIVCEGKKTEPNYFRSFPVPKNVAEIDVKGLGKDPSKLVDSAKELKQQEEYDQVWCVFDRDDWSPQNFNNAIKNAESEGFKVAYSNEAFELWYVLHFDFLDTSIPRSEYRKRLNCFLKQNYQKNSETIYEELFEKQAAAIKNAINLLNQYNPRTPARDNPSTTVHLLVQELNKFVQ from the coding sequence ATGTCTAGAAGAAGGATAAATTCACGTGGATATTCTCCTAGAAAAGTTGATACTAGGGACATTAGACAAAGATTCTTAATTGTGTGTGAAGGAAAGAAAACCGAACCTAACTACTTTAGAAGTTTTCCCGTTCCAAAGAATGTTGCTGAAATAGATGTTAAAGGATTAGGAAAAGACCCTAGCAAGCTGGTAGACAGTGCAAAGGAACTAAAACAACAAGAAGAGTATGATCAGGTATGGTGCGTTTTTGATCGAGATGATTGGAGTCCACAAAATTTTAATAATGCTATCAAAAATGCTGAGAGTGAGGGGTTCAAAGTAGCTTATTCTAATGAAGCATTTGAACTATGGTACGTCCTTCATTTTGACTTTCTCGATACTAGTATTCCTCGAAGCGAGTATCGTAAGAGATTGAATTGTTTCCTTAAACAAAACTATCAAAAAAATAGTGAAACAATCTATGAAGAGCTATTTGAAAAACAGGCGGCTGCTATTAAAAATGCTATAAATTTGCTCAATCAATATAATCCGCGCACCCCTGCTAGAGATAATCCCTCTACAACAGTGCATCTGTTAGTACAAGAACTCAATAAATTTGTTCAATGA
- a CDS encoding AAA family ATPase has product MLIEFSVGNYRSFKEQVTFSMVAANIVSKDKSLDTTNVFAIDQELKLLKSAAIYGANASGKSNLAKAVDFMKWFMINSSKETQSTEKIGVETFRLSTETEGTPSYFELVFLMGERKYRYGFKITQERVISEWLFYVPKVKETKLFERNLDKIKTFKNYNANGIQQKTRSNALFLSVSAQFNVDLAKKILEWISDKLNIISGLHDQAYLSYTLKCFQNNKNKADIIQLIKKLDLGISEVHIEKKDFTIDSLPDKMPDELKKSIVEGGFKAISLGTSHRKFDADGNYKSIEKFDLESHESEGTKKVFALAGALITVLKEGEILIIDEFDARLHPLISLAIVKLFNSEEANPNNAQLIFMTHDTNLLNNKVFRRDQVWFTEKNRYGATDLYSLAEYKIGNDASFESDYIKGRYGAIPYIGNLNQLIESNV; this is encoded by the coding sequence ATGCTTATCGAGTTTAGTGTTGGTAATTACAGATCGTTTAAAGAACAAGTCACCTTCAGTATGGTGGCAGCTAATATTGTGTCGAAAGACAAAAGCCTTGATACAACTAACGTCTTTGCTATAGATCAAGAACTAAAGCTACTTAAGAGTGCTGCGATATACGGAGCAAATGCTAGTGGCAAAAGTAATCTTGCCAAAGCAGTAGACTTTATGAAATGGTTTATGATTAATTCGTCTAAAGAAACTCAAAGTACCGAGAAAATAGGCGTAGAAACTTTTAGGCTAAGTACAGAAACTGAAGGCACCCCCTCATACTTTGAATTGGTGTTTTTAATGGGTGAACGCAAATATAGATATGGATTTAAGATAACTCAAGAAAGAGTTATATCTGAATGGCTATTTTATGTTCCCAAAGTGAAGGAAACTAAGCTATTTGAGCGCAACCTTGACAAGATTAAGACATTCAAAAATTATAATGCTAATGGTATTCAACAAAAAACTAGAAGTAACGCACTCTTTTTATCTGTTTCTGCTCAATTTAATGTTGATCTTGCAAAGAAGATCTTAGAGTGGATAAGTGATAAGTTAAATATTATTTCTGGTTTACACGATCAAGCTTACTTAAGTTATACACTCAAATGTTTCCAAAACAATAAGAACAAGGCTGATATTATTCAGTTGATCAAGAAGCTGGATTTAGGAATCAGCGAGGTACACATTGAAAAAAAAGATTTTACAATTGATTCCTTGCCTGATAAAATGCCAGATGAGCTTAAGAAATCTATTGTCGAAGGCGGATTTAAAGCAATTTCACTAGGTACTTCTCATCGAAAGTTCGACGCTGATGGCAACTACAAGTCAATTGAAAAATTCGATTTGGAAAGTCATGAATCTGAGGGTACAAAAAAGGTTTTTGCCTTGGCTGGAGCGCTCATAACCGTTCTCAAAGAAGGAGAAATCTTAATTATTGATGAGTTTGATGCAAGACTTCATCCCTTGATTAGTCTTGCAATTGTTAAATTATTCAACTCTGAAGAAGCAAACCCAAACAATGCTCAATTAATTTTCATGACACATGATACCAACTTACTTAATAATAAGGTTTTTCGTAGAGATCAAGTTTGGTTTACTGAAAAAAATAGATACGGTGCAACAGATTTGTATTCTTTAGCAGAATATAAAATAGGTAATGATGCATCTTTTGAAAGTGATTACATTAAGGGAAGATATGGTGCAATCCCATATATTGGCAATCTAAACCAGTTGATTGAATCCAATGTCTAG
- a CDS encoding tannase/feruloyl esterase family alpha/beta hydrolase, giving the protein MYSEDSINQLRIDFGYRSEDVTALAAKAISTAFYGESPRYSYFQGCSNGGQQALMEAQRNPNDFNGIITGAPAAILALMSNQCCFFNPINYLKLRTI; this is encoded by the coding sequence GTGTACTCTGAGGACTCGATCAACCAACTACGGATTGACTTCGGCTATCGCTCAGAAGACGTTACGGCACTAGCGGCAAAAGCGATCTCCACCGCATTCTATGGAGAAAGTCCGCGTTACTCTTACTTCCAGGGCTGTTCCAACGGAGGTCAGCAAGCCCTGATGGAAGCACAGCGAAACCCAAACGACTTTAACGGCATCATTACTGGGGCACCGGCTGCCATCCTAGCGCTGATGTCTAATCAGTGCTGTTTTTTCAACCCAATCAATTACCTGAAATTAAGGACAATTTAG
- a CDS encoding thiol-disulfide oxidoreductase DCC family protein, whose amino-acid sequence MPYHVIYDGNCNLCVTLVQQLENIDKGQLFTYIPMQDPQALTQFGVTPQDCELGMIVIDAGNPQRRWQGSDAAEEIGRLLPAGYVFVEAYRALPGLKWAGDRFYEQIRDNRYTIFGKRSSTYQSTYPSSCSNNACG is encoded by the coding sequence ATGCCTTACCACGTTATTTATGATGGCAATTGCAATCTGTGTGTCACCTTGGTGCAGCAGCTAGAAAACATAGACAAAGGCCAGCTATTTACCTACATTCCCATGCAAGATCCACAGGCACTCACTCAGTTTGGCGTCACGCCCCAAGATTGTGAACTGGGGATGATTGTAATCGACGCCGGCAATCCCCAACGCCGGTGGCAAGGCAGTGATGCAGCAGAAGAAATTGGACGGCTGTTACCCGCCGGCTACGTGTTTGTGGAAGCCTATCGGGCACTGCCGGGGCTAAAGTGGGCCGGTGATCGCTTCTACGAACAAATTCGGGATAACCGCTACACCATATTTGGTAAACGCTCAAGCACCTACCAATCTACTTACCCCAGCAGTTGCAGCAACAACGCTTGTGGCTAG
- a CDS encoding histidine kinase — protein MATPCHIIVEGNPVIIYASRNGSPDKVRRILKPFLEKFLQERETAGEYCDTPECLVAQIVVRFGFEICEDDFSNLKVSLAYDPTVDYVYSVAPDQQVSVWVPEEEYRQNPSLGLKACRQLEGEGWRID, from the coding sequence ATGGCCACCCCCTGCCACATTATTGTTGAAGGGAATCCCGTAATCATCTACGCCAGTCGGAATGGAAGCCCCGACAAAGTGCGACGTATCCTCAAACCCTTTCTAGAAAAATTTTTGCAAGAGAGAGAAACCGCTGGAGAATACTGTGATACACCTGAGTGTTTAGTTGCTCAAATTGTTGTCCGCTTTGGGTTTGAGATTTGTGAGGATGATTTCTCTAATTTAAAAGTGAGCTTGGCTTACGATCCAACGGTGGATTACGTTTACTCCGTTGCACCGGATCAACAGGTGAGTGTTTGGGTTCCAGAGGAAGAATATCGCCAAAATCCCAGCTTGGGACTGAAAGCGTGCCGGCAGTTGGAGGGGGAAGGCTGGCGCATTGACTAA
- a CDS encoding GAF domain-containing protein yields the protein MSTSEPIVDLENSNSALELAMRNNENSGIEQNLASDTDNIDRILQTLAARVPSPELEELKAWKREKDWFSCFQSSSRLLMAAIAWEEAAKAHIAGDLIIRYGNDALCRLAGIEVPPADMSNGMSAGKKIRLLDLFQDISEAAAEELYRRHVLHLVLRDLYHIDLRELHLLDEPLVGTLNRPNAQEPRFIEFWLTSDRLKVSRRNSKIDEFADLKLHKLSMQEGKLQLKDAIGLLASDLPALEQRLRLDNYQVEGLLLLEGFDVTAQETMHRLTQQLIERDSILRPNKFKQINRRMKSLFRAQNTLLLSAERDQAQLFFGNYRGELKPSVYPMQSLRGSHFLRSAQANQVWNVPDLSLDCQTDCERKLLEMGIRSMLLIPLVVKAVEGGPGTGQLAGLVGLTSDRPHNFTGVDCKHAEVLTPAFIAALRQAIQQRVTTLHNIHASVEWRFLQEAERRSWGLPPEPIVFTDVYPLYGISDIRGSSDERNRAIQLDLLEQFRLALVIVEAVCQFQPTPFGEQLRLDLLTCIEQLHGQVMVDAEVTATQYLKDRVEVYFDYFVQCGPAALAAVEAYRQSCANEHGCVYIARARYDQTINQINMLLRETWERWQIRMQKITPHYCDVEFTDGMDHMIYAGASIDPKFTSFQLRSLRYEQLCAVCDCARTAFRIQEECGTLMQVTHLVLVQDSTVDIFHDEQTENLFDVRGSRDTRYEIVKKRIDKGVDAQTRIRITQPAMLTVVYSTDAEWAQYQEYLRYLARQGWVDKEIETGIVEQLQGVSGLKFARVRVLPATEPQPEPDVKHSSATVVL from the coding sequence ATGTCTACCTCCGAGCCAATTGTCGATCTGGAGAACAGCAACAGCGCATTAGAGCTGGCGATGAGGAATAACGAAAACTCAGGGATTGAGCAAAATCTTGCAAGCGACACAGACAATATAGACCGGATTTTGCAGACTTTGGCGGCGCGAGTTCCATCCCCTGAATTAGAAGAACTCAAAGCCTGGAAACGAGAGAAGGATTGGTTCAGTTGTTTTCAAAGCTCTAGCCGGCTGCTGATGGCAGCAATTGCCTGGGAGGAGGCAGCAAAGGCACATATAGCTGGTGATTTGATCATCCGCTATGGCAATGATGCTTTGTGCCGACTCGCTGGCATTGAAGTGCCGCCGGCAGACATGAGTAATGGAATGAGTGCTGGCAAGAAAATTCGGCTCTTGGATCTGTTCCAAGATATTAGTGAAGCGGCTGCTGAAGAACTATATCGGCGTCATGTTTTGCATTTAGTTCTCAGAGATTTATATCACATTGATTTACGGGAATTGCACTTGCTTGATGAGCCACTGGTGGGCACACTCAACCGTCCCAATGCTCAGGAACCCCGCTTTATTGAATTTTGGTTAACTTCTGATCGCTTAAAAGTGAGCCGGCGCAATTCCAAAATCGATGAATTTGCCGATTTAAAGCTACACAAGCTGTCGATGCAAGAAGGCAAACTCCAATTAAAAGATGCCATCGGTTTACTTGCTAGCGATCTGCCGGCTTTAGAACAACGACTGCGTTTAGATAATTACCAAGTCGAAGGATTGTTGCTGCTTGAGGGATTTGATGTTACTGCTCAGGAAACCATGCACCGGCTGACTCAGCAGCTAATCGAGCGAGATTCAATTTTGCGACCGAATAAGTTTAAACAAATTAACCGGCGCATGAAATCCTTGTTTCGCGCTCAGAACACACTTCTTTTGAGTGCGGAACGCGATCAAGCCCAACTGTTTTTCGGCAATTACCGGGGAGAATTAAAGCCCAGTGTTTACCCAATGCAGTCTCTGCGAGGCTCACACTTCCTACGATCTGCCCAAGCGAATCAAGTTTGGAATGTACCGGATTTAAGTTTAGATTGCCAAACGGATTGTGAGCGGAAATTATTAGAAATGGGTATTCGCTCGATGTTGCTCATTCCGCTCGTCGTCAAAGCCGTAGAAGGAGGGCCAGGAACCGGCCAACTTGCCGGTTTAGTTGGTTTGACGAGCGATCGCCCCCACAACTTCACAGGGGTAGATTGTAAACACGCGGAAGTGTTGACGCCGGCTTTTATTGCTGCTTTGCGCCAAGCCATTCAGCAGCGTGTGACAACCCTGCACAATATCCACGCATCGGTTGAGTGGCGGTTTTTGCAGGAAGCGGAACGCCGCAGTTGGGGACTGCCGCCTGAACCCATCGTGTTTACGGATGTTTACCCACTGTATGGGATTTCTGATATTCGCGGCTCATCGGATGAGCGTAATCGGGCAATTCAGCTTGATTTGCTTGAACAATTTCGGCTGGCACTCGTGATTGTAGAGGCGGTTTGCCAATTCCAACCCACACCTTTTGGCGAACAGTTACGGCTTGATTTGCTCACTTGTATTGAACAATTGCATGGTCAGGTAATGGTTGATGCCGAAGTCACGGCGACGCAATATCTCAAAGATCGGGTAGAAGTTTATTTTGATTATTTTGTCCAATGTGGGCCGGCAGCACTTGCTGCGGTGGAAGCTTATCGGCAAAGCTGTGCCAACGAACATGGATGTGTTTATATTGCCCGCGCCCGCTATGACCAAACGATCAACCAGATTAATATGTTGCTGCGCGAGACGTGGGAACGCTGGCAAATTCGGATGCAGAAAATTACCCCTCACTACTGCGACGTTGAATTTACCGATGGCATGGATCACATGATTTATGCCGGCGCGTCGATTGACCCTAAATTTACCTCATTTCAGCTACGCAGCCTGCGTTACGAACAGCTTTGTGCCGTCTGTGACTGCGCCCGGACAGCCTTTCGGATTCAAGAAGAATGCGGGACTTTGATGCAAGTCACGCATCTGGTTTTAGTACAGGATTCAACCGTCGATATTTTTCACGACGAACAAACGGAGAACCTTTTTGATGTGCGAGGCAGCCGCGATACCCGCTATGAAATTGTGAAAAAGCGCATTGATAAAGGCGTTGATGCTCAAACCCGAATTCGCATCACACAACCAGCAATGTTAACGGTGGTTTATTCTACGGATGCTGAGTGGGCGCAATACCAAGAATATCTACGTTATTTAGCCCGTCAAGGTTGGGTGGATAAGGAAATTGAAACCGGCATCGTGGAGCAATTGCAAGGCGTCAGTGGTCTTAAATTTGCCCGTGTTCGCGTGTTGCCGGCAACTGAACCGCAGCCTGAACCCGATGTTAAGCACTCATCTGCCACCGTCGTGCTTTAA
- the ffh gene encoding signal recognition particle protein, which yields MFDALADRLEAAWKKLRGQDKISESNIQEALRDVRRALLEADVNLQVVKDFIAEVETKAQGAEVITGVRPAQQFIKIVHDELVQVMGETNVPLATADTKPTIVLMAGLQGTGKTTASAKLALHLRKTNRTTMLVATDIYRPAAVDQLVTLGKQIGVPVFEMGTGTDPVEIARQGVERAIAENVDTVIIDTAGRLQIDQDMMAELARIKETVKPHETLLVVDAMTGQEAANLTRTFHNQIGISGAILTKLDGDSRGGAALSVRQISGAPIKFVGVGEKVEALQPFYPDRMASRILGMGDVLTLVEKAAEEVDLADAEKMQEKILTAKFDFTDFLKQMRLMKNMGSLGGLLKLIPGMNKVSDEDLRKGESQLKQAEAMINSMTIEERRNPDVLAGSPSRRRRIAKGSGYGEKEVTDLVTNFTKMRAMMQQMGQGQFPGMGMPGMGGMGGMGGMGGGPWGGNNAPQPGWRGYPGGNPAANKKKKKEKKKKGFGQL from the coding sequence ATGTTCGACGCACTTGCCGACCGCTTAGAAGCTGCCTGGAAAAAACTGCGAGGTCAGGACAAAATCTCGGAATCCAATATCCAAGAGGCTTTGCGGGATGTTCGCAGAGCGCTTCTGGAAGCCGATGTTAACCTCCAGGTGGTTAAAGATTTTATTGCTGAGGTAGAAACCAAAGCCCAAGGTGCTGAGGTGATTACCGGCGTGAGGCCGGCTCAGCAGTTCATTAAAATTGTCCACGACGAACTCGTGCAAGTAATGGGGGAAACGAATGTTCCCCTCGCCACTGCTGACACGAAGCCGACAATCGTGCTGATGGCCGGTTTGCAAGGGACAGGTAAAACGACGGCATCTGCCAAGCTGGCGTTACACCTGCGTAAAACCAATCGCACGACGATGCTGGTGGCGACAGACATTTACCGACCGGCTGCGGTTGACCAATTGGTGACACTGGGTAAGCAAATTGGCGTGCCGGTGTTTGAAATGGGCACCGGCACCGATCCGGTCGAAATTGCCCGTCAAGGGGTCGAGAGAGCGATCGCAGAGAACGTCGATACGGTGATTATCGATACTGCCGGTCGTCTGCAAATCGACCAAGACATGATGGCGGAATTAGCACGAATCAAGGAAACTGTCAAGCCCCACGAAACCTTGCTCGTCGTGGACGCGATGACCGGCCAAGAAGCCGCCAACCTCACGCGCACCTTCCACAACCAAATCGGCATCTCCGGCGCAATTCTCACCAAGCTAGATGGGGATAGCAGAGGCGGTGCAGCCCTTTCCGTGCGGCAAATTTCCGGCGCACCGATTAAATTTGTCGGCGTCGGAGAAAAAGTCGAAGCACTGCAACCGTTTTACCCAGATCGGATGGCGTCTCGGATTTTGGGGATGGGAGACGTTCTTACCTTAGTCGAGAAAGCCGCTGAGGAAGTCGATCTCGCAGATGCCGAGAAGATGCAAGAGAAAATCCTCACGGCAAAGTTCGACTTTACGGACTTTCTCAAGCAAATGCGGCTAATGAAGAACATGGGTTCTCTCGGCGGTTTGCTCAAGCTAATTCCGGGGATGAATAAAGTTTCAGACGAGGATTTGCGAAAAGGCGAATCCCAGCTGAAACAGGCAGAGGCGATGATCAATTCCATGACGATTGAAGAACGCCGCAACCCCGATGTATTAGCCGGTTCACCCAGCCGCAGGCGACGAATTGCCAAGGGTTCGGGTTATGGAGAAAAGGAAGTCACCGATTTGGTGACCAACTTCACCAAAATGCGAGCAATGATGCAGCAAATGGGCCAAGGCCAGTTTCCAGGGATGGGAATGCCGGGAATGGGTGGCATGGGCGGCATGGGCGGCATGGGCGGTGGCCCTTGGGGTGGCAACAATGCCCCTCAGCCAGGTTGGCGAGGATATCCGGGTGGAAATCCAGCCGCTAACAAGAAAAAGAAAAAGGAAAAAAAGAAGAAAGGTTTCGGCCAACTGTAG
- a CDS encoding nuclear transport factor 2 family protein: MSDQPAPEIELLHAAYAAFNARDIDAALALMTPDVAWPKAFKGGFVRGSEEVRAYWTEQWSEINPHVEPVSFYSEEIGRILVDVHQVVRDLAGAVLVDEHVGHRFTLEHGLIQAMEVCPLPSSTPES, encoded by the coding sequence ATGTCAGATCAACCTGCACCAGAAATCGAACTGCTCCATGCGGCGTACGCAGCCTTCAACGCGCGAGACATTGACGCTGCCCTTGCCCTCATGACTCCGGACGTGGCTTGGCCAAAAGCGTTCAAAGGCGGTTTTGTCCGTGGATCTGAAGAAGTTCGCGCTTACTGGACGGAGCAATGGAGCGAGATCAATCCGCACGTCGAGCCGGTTTCCTTTTACTCGGAGGAGATCGGGCGCATTTTGGTCGATGTGCATCAGGTCGTACGTGACTTGGCTGGAGCAGTTCTTGTCGATGAGCACGTGGGTCATCGATTCACCCTTGAGCACGGCTTGATTCAAGCAATGGAAGTCTGTCCACTTCCATCGTCCACCCCAGAGTCCTAA
- the rpsP gene encoding 30S ribosomal protein S16, which yields MIKLRLKRYGKKREVSYRIVAMKSSDRRDGRPLEELGFFNPRTDEVRLDVPAIVKRLQQGAQPTETVRALLKKANVFEQVSG from the coding sequence ATGATCAAATTGCGCTTAAAGCGGTATGGCAAAAAGAGGGAAGTGAGCTATCGGATCGTAGCGATGAAAAGCAGCGATCGCCGGGATGGCCGTCCCTTAGAAGAACTGGGCTTCTTCAATCCCAGAACCGATGAAGTCAGACTGGACGTTCCAGCGATTGTCAAGCGTCTGCAACAAGGAGCACAGCCCACGGAGACAGTGCGTGCCCTTCTGAAAAAAGCCAATGTCTTTGAGCAAGTCAGTGGTTAA
- a CDS encoding KH domain-containing protein: protein MSLSKSVVNPQAISQSDSPSAGPQYDELVRFLIQPFLDESDALKVDCEISPSRPRIWVRLAIEGEDKGRVFGRGRRNIEAIRMVLEATAQAAGQSIHLDIYGAGAARTDTPPPTREANPRIPRPQSRQSGLPRPSSQPRSPE, encoded by the coding sequence ATGTCTTTGAGCAAGTCAGTGGTTAACCCACAAGCGATATCACAAAGCGACTCCCCCTCAGCCGGTCCACAATACGATGAACTGGTACGTTTTTTAATCCAGCCTTTTTTAGACGAGTCAGACGCCTTGAAAGTGGATTGCGAAATCTCTCCCAGCAGACCCCGGATTTGGGTACGTCTGGCTATTGAGGGCGAGGATAAAGGACGTGTATTCGGTCGGGGCAGACGCAATATAGAGGCGATACGCATGGTGTTGGAAGCGACGGCTCAAGCTGCCGGCCAGTCCATTCACCTGGATATTTACGGGGCAGGGGCTGCCAGAACGGATACGCCGCCGCCCACTCGCGAAGCGAATCCGAGAATCCCCAGACCTCAATCTCGCCAGTCTGGTTTACCCAGACCGTCTTCTCAACCACGCTCTCCCGAATGA
- the rpsU gene encoding 30S ribosomal protein S21, with protein MAEVRLAENESIESALRRFKKKIQKAGILFEVKRHERYEKPSLRRKRKAEATRKYRQ; from the coding sequence TTGGCAGAAGTCCGTTTGGCAGAAAATGAGTCGATTGAGTCGGCTTTAAGGCGCTTTAAAAAGAAAATTCAAAAGGCTGGGATTTTGTTTGAGGTTAAACGTCACGAACGTTATGAAAAACCCAGCCTGCGTCGTAAGCGCAAAGCGGAAGCTACCCGCAAGTACCGTCAATAA